A genomic region of Persephonella marina EX-H1 contains the following coding sequences:
- the atpD gene encoding F0F1 ATP synthase subunit beta — protein MMSGKIVSIRESVVDVVFPEDNTPFLKEVLVVEETGTKLEVELLKENNIISCLVLGKTVGLSKNMTVKRTGNYLTVKVGEAVLGRTLDIFGNPIDRLGEIKSNIEYPVYRKAPEITEGREEREILETGIKIVDLLVPFVKGGKVGLFGGAGVGKTVLLTEFIFRMVKIHEGVSIFAGVGERIREAHELWHELKRLDVLKRTTLILGQMNEPPGIRAKAIFPALSIAEYFRDEKNTDVLLLIDNIFRYAQAGMEVSTLLGKLPARAGYQPTLKEEIAVVEERITSTKSGSITSVQAIYVPADDITDPAPSSTFAHLDSTVILSRERAAKGFYPAIDPLESRTKVLDPDIVGHEHYEVANLVRYHLQRYRDLEDIINMLGIEELSKEDRLIVQRARKLERFLTQPFFTTEAFTGKKGKNVPLKETIRGCKEIMEGKYDQIDEARFYMIGVVDEAVKP, from the coding sequence ATGATGAGTGGAAAAATAGTTTCCATAAGGGAGAGTGTTGTTGATGTTGTATTTCCTGAGGATAACACTCCCTTCCTTAAAGAGGTTCTTGTAGTTGAGGAGACAGGAACAAAACTTGAGGTTGAGCTGTTAAAGGAGAACAACATCATATCCTGTCTTGTTCTAGGAAAAACTGTTGGTCTCTCAAAAAATATGACAGTAAAAAGAACAGGTAATTATCTCACAGTAAAGGTTGGTGAGGCTGTTCTTGGAAGAACACTTGATATATTTGGAAATCCAATAGACAGGCTTGGAGAGATAAAATCAAATATAGAGTATCCTGTTTACAGGAAAGCACCTGAGATAACGGAAGGTAGGGAAGAAAGGGAGATACTTGAAACAGGTATAAAGATAGTTGATCTTCTTGTTCCTTTCGTTAAAGGAGGAAAGGTAGGTCTTTTTGGTGGGGCTGGTGTTGGAAAGACAGTTCTCCTGACAGAGTTCATATTCAGAATGGTAAAGATACATGAAGGTGTATCAATATTTGCAGGTGTTGGTGAAAGAATAAGGGAGGCTCACGAGCTGTGGCACGAGCTTAAAAGACTTGATGTATTAAAAAGGACAACACTTATACTTGGACAGATGAACGAACCACCAGGGATAAGGGCAAAAGCCATATTCCCGGCTTTATCTATAGCTGAGTATTTCAGGGATGAGAAAAACACAGATGTACTACTTCTTATAGATAACATATTCAGGTATGCACAGGCAGGTATGGAGGTATCAACACTCCTTGGTAAACTTCCTGCAAGGGCTGGTTACCAGCCAACATTAAAGGAGGAGATAGCTGTAGTTGAGGAGAGGATAACATCAACAAAATCAGGTTCTATAACATCTGTTCAGGCTATATACGTTCCTGCTGATGATATAACCGATCCTGCTCCTTCAAGCACATTTGCACATCTTGACAGTACTGTTATTCTCTCAAGGGAGAGGGCTGCGAAAGGTTTTTATCCTGCTATAGATCCCCTTGAATCAAGAACAAAGGTTTTAGATCCGGATATAGTTGGACATGAGCATTATGAGGTTGCAAACCTTGTAAGATACCATCTCCAGAGATACAGGGATCTTGAGGATATTATAAATATGCTGGGTATTGAGGAGCTGTCTAAAGAGGACAGACTTATAGTCCAGAGAGCCAGAAAGTTAGAGAGATTTCTGACACAGCCTTTCTTCACAACAGAGGCATTTACAGGAAAGAAAGGTAAAAATGTTCCACTGAAAGAGACAATAAGAGGCTGTAAGGAGATAATGGAAGGAAAGTACGACCAGATAGATGAGGCAAGATTCTACATGATAGGAGTTGTTGATGAAGCTGTTAAGCCTTAA
- a CDS encoding DUF481 domain-containing protein: MFRYIYLILLVLTFTVFSEEKKWEVHIEFAYVKTSGNTQTDTMASKFNADYELDKNRFYLKGETLYKKDDGKESANKVITDGRWERVIHDDLFGFLNIRYEMDKFSGYEYRISGGPGVGYDIIERDDMNLKSLISVINYYDRFVDGERKSDSYSSSKVELYFDWDIREDLKYRFDINYIVSLRDNQNYFLNGETGFEIKLNSVLSMGVSYKVNYQNKPPDPDIKRTDTTLLTSVIFDF; this comes from the coding sequence TTGTTTCGGTATATCTATCTTATACTGCTTGTTCTGACATTTACTGTTTTTTCTGAAGAGAAAAAGTGGGAGGTTCATATAGAGTTTGCCTATGTTAAAACATCAGGAAATACACAGACGGATACTATGGCGTCAAAGTTCAACGCTGATTATGAGCTTGATAAAAACAGATTTTATCTGAAAGGTGAGACTTTATACAAAAAGGACGATGGAAAGGAAAGTGCGAACAAGGTTATAACAGATGGAAGATGGGAAAGGGTTATACATGATGATCTTTTTGGTTTTTTAAATATAAGGTATGAGATGGACAAGTTCTCAGGTTATGAGTACAGAATATCAGGTGGTCCAGGTGTAGGTTACGATATCATTGAGAGGGATGATATGAACCTTAAGTCCCTGATATCTGTGATTAACTATTACGACAGATTTGTTGATGGGGAGAGGAAAAGCGACAGCTACTCCTCATCAAAGGTTGAGCTTTATTTTGACTGGGATATAAGGGAGGATCTTAAATATAGATTTGATATAAACTACATAGTATCACTGAGGGACAACCAGAACTACTTTTTAAATGGTGAGACAGGCTTTGAGATAAAGCTTAACTCGGTTCTCTCTATGGGTGTATCCTACAAGGTTAACTACCAGAACAAACCACCTGACCCTGATATAAAAAGAACGGATACAACATTACTAACATCTGTTATATTTGATTTTTGA
- a CDS encoding AtpZ/AtpI family protein, whose product MGDFFKEIKERIERLEKKKEKNIWYALSYIGSISVIFLLPVIAGAYIGWWLDGRYRVGKISWTITGILVGIFIGIYNVYQVFYKRNIKDFR is encoded by the coding sequence ATGGGAGATTTCTTTAAAGAGATAAAAGAGAGAATTGAGAGGCTTGAGAAGAAGAAGGAGAAAAATATATGGTACGCCCTGTCTTACATTGGAAGTATAAGTGTTATATTTCTCCTCCCTGTTATAGCAGGAGCGTATATAGGATGGTGGCTTGATGGAAGATACAGGGTTGGTAAGATCTCATGGACGATAACAGGCATTCTTGTAGGAATTTTTATAGGAATATACAATGTTTACCAGGTTTTCTACAAAAGAAATATAAAGGATTTCAGGTAG
- a CDS encoding F0F1 ATP synthase subunit gamma, producing the protein MNSTKDIELKIKKFDDIRKIVISMKSIASLNLQKAQHLITSLRDYESEITDSLQKILSFYPDLSLSFNEGKKAVIVYGSDQGLCGLFNEKIGREVLSKFSDDPDFAGFIVVGKKLDDVISDRKFKTFPSPVDYDSIYSYASELIGYITQLYISEKINEIYVSYNQFMGIGRYRPVIKRIIPFEVERENLYRYPPVVDIDPAQILSDIIIEYIFANIYRSYLESFLSENGVRLMNMDNASKSIEKNIKNLEIERNYFRQEEITDEIQEIISAYRVITGE; encoded by the coding sequence ATGAACTCAACAAAGGATATAGAACTTAAGATAAAGAAGTTTGATGATATAAGAAAGATCGTTATATCAATGAAATCTATAGCATCCCTGAATCTCCAGAAGGCTCAGCACCTCATTACAAGTCTGAGAGATTACGAATCCGAGATAACAGACAGCCTTCAGAAGATACTATCCTTTTACCCTGATCTATCACTCTCATTCAATGAAGGGAAGAAGGCTGTTATAGTTTATGGATCCGATCAGGGTCTCTGCGGTCTTTTCAATGAGAAGATAGGCAGGGAGGTTTTATCAAAATTTTCAGATGATCCTGACTTTGCAGGCTTTATAGTTGTGGGTAAGAAACTTGATGATGTTATCTCCGACAGGAAGTTTAAAACATTTCCATCACCTGTAGATTACGATTCTATATACTCCTACGCTTCTGAGCTTATAGGCTATATAACACAGCTTTATATATCCGAGAAGATAAATGAGATATACGTATCCTACAACCAGTTTATGGGGATAGGAAGATACAGACCTGTAATAAAGAGAATAATACCTTTTGAGGTTGAGAGGGAAAACCTCTACAGATACCCACCTGTTGTTGATATAGACCCAGCCCAGATCCTGTCAGACATTATTATTGAGTACATATTTGCAAATATATACAGATCCTACCTCGAGTCCTTTCTCTCAGAAAACGGTGTCAGGCTGATGAATATGGACAACGCCTCAAAATCAATAGAAAAGAATATTAAAAATCTTGAGATTGAGAGAAACTATTTCAGACAGGAAGAGATAACAGATGAGATACAGGAGATAATATCAGCATACAGGGTAATAACGGGGGAATGA
- a CDS encoding F0F1 ATP synthase subunit epsilon: MKLLSLNLITPEKKETFNIRYLSLEDVEGSLGIYPEHQDFITVLTRSIGHFVDQEGKKIYIAYDYGILNVEKNRVSLVTRTAVKGESVEEIKEELSKRISRIEVFEKKLRENIQILERMIMKQIVEVERG, translated from the coding sequence ATGAAGCTGTTAAGCCTTAACCTTATAACACCTGAGAAGAAGGAAACTTTCAATATAAGATATCTATCCCTTGAGGATGTTGAGGGAAGTCTTGGAATATACCCGGAGCATCAGGATTTTATAACAGTCCTAACAAGATCTATAGGTCATTTTGTTGATCAGGAAGGAAAAAAGATATACATAGCTTACGATTACGGGATCTTAAATGTTGAGAAAAACAGGGTTTCTCTCGTTACAAGAACAGCTGTAAAAGGTGAGTCTGTTGAGGAGATAAAGGAAGAGCTATCAAAAAGGATAAGCAGAATTGAGGTGTTTGAAAAAAAATTAAGGGAGAATATACAGATACTTGAGAGGATGATAATGAAACAGATAGTTGAGGTTGAAAGGGGATAG
- a CDS encoding F0F1 ATP synthase subunit alpha produces MRLHDSVDRFREALKRAVDEYSLKPVIKEQGVVESVEEGIAVISGLPNAMFYEVVRFSNNLKGIVIDIQEDKVTAVILEKEENVEINTPVYRTGYIVSVPVSDQLLGRIIDPLGKPLDGKPPVKTTVYYPVEREAPALFDRDFVKDQLYTGIKVIDCMFPIGKGQRELILGDPSTGKTSIAVDTIINQKDKDVICIYVSIGQRKQSVLDVYTTLKKYGAMDYTVIVSATSDSYPGLQFLSPYSGTAIAEYFLDKNKDVLIVYDDLTKHAFAYQSLSLLLKRPPGREAFPGDIFYIHSRLLERACKIKDGGSITALPVVETQAGRISSYIPTNVISITDGQIYLDSNLFNINQRPAVDVGRSVSRIGGKTQIPALKEVAEFLRLYYAQFLEVEIFTKLGVKVFGETAEIIRRGKRLRELLKQPKLKSYQVEEQVVIFFLLNEGYFDNIPEDQVNDRADFILKRIKTEHPEILKDIKISKVLTSQIKEKLKKLAEEI; encoded by the coding sequence GAGACTTCATGATAGTGTAGACAGGTTCAGGGAGGCTTTAAAAAGAGCTGTTGATGAATACAGTCTTAAGCCTGTAATAAAGGAACAGGGAGTGGTTGAGTCTGTTGAGGAAGGTATTGCTGTAATATCAGGTCTTCCAAATGCCATGTTCTATGAGGTTGTAAGGTTCAGCAACAACCTAAAAGGGATCGTTATAGACATACAGGAAGATAAGGTAACAGCTGTAATACTTGAAAAGGAGGAGAATGTTGAGATAAACACACCTGTTTACAGAACAGGATATATAGTTTCTGTGCCGGTTTCAGACCAGCTTTTAGGAAGAATAATTGATCCTCTTGGAAAACCCCTTGATGGAAAGCCTCCTGTAAAAACAACAGTTTACTATCCTGTTGAGAGGGAAGCTCCGGCATTATTTGACAGGGATTTTGTGAAAGATCAGCTTTACACAGGTATAAAGGTTATTGACTGTATGTTTCCAATAGGAAAAGGGCAGAGGGAGCTTATACTTGGTGATCCTTCAACAGGGAAAACATCAATAGCTGTTGATACTATAATAAATCAGAAAGATAAGGATGTTATCTGTATATATGTATCAATAGGTCAGAGAAAACAGTCAGTTCTTGATGTTTACACAACATTGAAAAAATACGGTGCTATGGATTACACAGTTATCGTCTCTGCAACATCAGACTCATATCCAGGTCTCCAGTTTTTATCACCTTACTCCGGAACAGCTATAGCAGAGTACTTCCTTGATAAAAATAAGGATGTTCTAATAGTTTATGATGATCTTACAAAACATGCTTTTGCATACCAGTCATTATCACTCCTTCTGAAAAGACCACCGGGAAGGGAGGCTTTCCCGGGAGACATATTTTATATACACTCAAGACTTCTTGAGAGAGCGTGTAAGATAAAGGATGGTGGATCTATTACAGCCCTACCAGTAGTTGAGACACAGGCAGGGAGAATATCATCTTACATCCCTACAAATGTTATCTCAATAACGGATGGACAGATATACCTCGATTCAAACCTTTTCAATATAAACCAGAGACCTGCTGTTGATGTCGGAAGGTCTGTCTCAAGAATTGGAGGGAAGACCCAGATACCGGCATTAAAGGAGGTTGCTGAGTTCCTCAGACTTTACTACGCACAGTTTCTTGAGGTTGAGATATTCACAAAGTTAGGTGTTAAGGTTTTTGGTGAGACAGCTGAGATCATAAGAAGGGGGAAGAGATTGAGGGAGCTTTTAAAACAGCCTAAACTCAAGTCTTATCAGGTTGAAGAACAGGTTGTGATATTCTTCCTGTTAAATGAGGGATACTTTGATAACATACCTGAGGATCAGGTTAATGACAGAGCTGATTTTATACTTAAAAGGATAAAAACTGAACATCCTGAGATACTGAAAGATATTAAGATCTCAAAAGTGTTAACCTCACAGATAAAGGAAAAACTTAAAAAGCTGGCTGAAGAGATATGA